One Mesomycoplasma molare genomic window carries:
- a CDS encoding alpha-ketoacid dehydrogenase subunit beta, translating to MSKKIELNNIGAVTHAIDLMMEKDDRVVLWGQDAGFEGGVFRATEGLQKKYGVERVWDTPIAEASMMGIGVGAALFGLKPIVEMQFQGFSYPAFQQLMTHAARYRNRSRGRFTVPLVLRMPMAGGVRALEHHSEAIEAMFAHVPGLKVVMPSTPYDTKGLMIAAINDPDPVVFLEPKKIYRSFKQEIPAEAYEVPIGKANVLLEGNDLTLVTYGAQVHDSIEAIKKIMSTNPEISVELIDLRTIKPIDTETIINSVKKTGRLLVVHEAVKSFSVSAEIITRVNEKAFEYLKAPLTRLTGYDITVPLARGEKYHAIDSDKIVKKIKEVVEFKF from the coding sequence ATGAGCAAAAAAATTGAATTAAATAATATAGGTGCCGTTACTCATGCTATTGATTTAATGATGGAAAAGGATGATAGAGTAGTTCTTTGAGGTCAAGATGCCGGGTTCGAAGGTGGTGTGTTTAGAGCAACTGAAGGATTACAAAAAAAATATGGTGTTGAAAGAGTTTGAGATACACCAATTGCCGAAGCTTCAATGATGGGGATAGGAGTAGGGGCTGCTCTATTTGGTTTAAAACCAATAGTGGAAATGCAATTTCAAGGATTTTCATACCCTGCTTTTCAGCAATTAATGACTCACGCTGCTAGATATAGAAATAGATCAAGAGGAAGATTTACAGTTCCTTTAGTTTTAAGAATGCCAATGGCAGGAGGTGTTAGGGCTTTAGAACATCACTCTGAAGCTATCGAAGCTATGTTTGCTCACGTTCCTGGATTAAAAGTTGTTATGCCTTCTACTCCTTATGATACAAAAGGATTAATGATTGCTGCGATTAATGATCCAGATCCTGTTGTGTTTTTAGAACCTAAAAAAATATATCGTTCATTTAAACAAGAAATACCTGCAGAAGCTTATGAAGTTCCAATTGGAAAAGCCAATGTATTATTAGAAGGAAATGATTTAACTTTAGTAACATATGGAGCACAAGTTCATGACTCAATCGAAGCTATAAAGAAAATTATGAGTACTAATCCTGAAATAAGTGTTGAATTAATTGATTTAAGAACTATAAAACCTATCGATACAGAAACTATAATTAATTCTGTTAAAAAAACAGGAAGACTTTTAGTTGTTCATGAAGCAGTAAAATCATTTTCTGTTTCAGCTGAAATTATAACTAGAGTAAATGAAAAAGCGTTTGAATATTTAAAAGCTCCTTTAACAAGATTAACAGGTTATGATATTACAGTCCCTTTAGCTAGAGGTGAAAAATATCACGCTATTGACAGTGACAAAATAGTTAAAAAAATTAAAGAAGTTGTAGAATTTAAATTCTAA
- a CDS encoding 2-oxo acid dehydrogenase subunit E2, with the protein MNKIISTPLARALASKMGIDITQVKGSGPFGRILKEDVANFKESPVLENKVVEQKTSQTTTSSLDGKREKVTPIRKAIAKAMINSRDSVAYFSLVNEIDMTKLWDLRKLIVEDVQKSTGVKLTFLPYIAKAILIALKEFPILAAKYDEATSEIVYPTTLNLGIAVDTEAGLMVPVVKNSQELTILELSKEISRLALAARDRKIKPNEMSGGSFTITNYGSVGALFGTPVINYPELAIAGVGSIVDRPVVKNGAIVPGKVMNLTVSADHRWIDGATVGRFATRVKELLEKPEILGVL; encoded by the coding sequence ATGAATAAAATTATTTCTACTCCATTAGCTAGAGCATTGGCTTCAAAAATGGGTATTGATATAACTCAAGTAAAAGGATCAGGTCCTTTTGGAAGAATCTTAAAAGAAGATGTAGCAAACTTCAAAGAATCACCAGTTTTAGAAAATAAGGTTGTTGAACAAAAAACTAGCCAAACTACAACTAGTTCATTAGACGGTAAAAGAGAAAAAGTTACTCCAATTAGAAAAGCGATCGCAAAAGCGATGATTAATTCTAGAGATTCTGTAGCATACTTTAGTTTAGTAAATGAAATTGACATGACTAAATTATGAGATTTAAGAAAATTAATAGTTGAAGATGTACAAAAATCTACAGGTGTTAAATTAACATTTTTACCTTATATAGCAAAAGCAATTTTAATCGCTTTAAAAGAATTTCCAATATTAGCAGCTAAATATGATGAAGCAACATCAGAAATTGTTTATCCAACTACTTTAAATTTAGGAATTGCAGTCGATACAGAAGCTGGTTTAATGGTTCCTGTAGTAAAAAATTCTCAAGAATTAACTATTTTAGAACTATCTAAAGAAATATCTAGATTAGCATTAGCTGCTAGAGATAGAAAAATTAAACCAAATGAAATGTCAGGCGGATCATTTACTATTACTAACTATGGATCTGTAGGAGCATTGTTTGGAACTCCTGTTATAAATTATCCAGAATTAGCTATTGCAGGTGTAGGTTCCATAGTGGATCGTCCAGTAGTTAAAAATGGAGCTATAGTTCCAGGAAAAGTTATGAATTTAACTGTTTCAGCTGACCATAGATGAATTGATGGAGCAACTGTAGGTAGATTTGCGACAAGAGTAAAAGAATTATTAGAAAAACCAGAAATTTTAGGAGTTTTATAA